The Mercurialis annua linkage group LG2, ddMerAnnu1.2, whole genome shotgun sequence genome contains a region encoding:
- the LOC126670293 gene encoding uncharacterized protein LOC126670293, whose product MADRDRDRDRHRDRDRDRDRDRDRRRDKEDRERDRDREKRRDKEDRDRDRDRDRTRSTRSRTRSPDRTRSLHTRSRTRSPDRRSRSPEPSRSHRRHRHQRTPSDSPPRKRHRPEEREKEKDRQRAMVSDFVDGIAREVEEVKEKGDDMAVDGNEDDEMEMMKKLGIPVGFDSTKGKPVAGADVSGIRAVTKRQPRQYMNRRGGFNRPLPPERNR is encoded by the coding sequence ATGGCGGACAGAGATAGAGACAGAGACAGACACCGTGACCGGGACCGTGACCGGGACCGTGACCGTGACCGACGGCGAGACAAAGAAGATCGTGAAAGAGACCGGGACAGAGAAAAACGCCGAGACAAAGAAGATCGGGACCGCGATCGTGACAGAGACAGAACACGCAGCACACGTTCACGAACTCGGTCACCAGACCGAACGCGTTCACTCCACACACGGTCACGCACGCGCTCTCCCGACCGTCGCTCACGCTCTCCGGAGCCATCTCGTTCGCACAGGCGGCACCGTCACCAGCGGACTCCTTCGGACTCACCGCCTCGAAAACGGCACCGTCCGGAGGAGAGAGAGAAGGAAAAGGATAGGCAAAGGGCAATGGTGTCAGATTTTGTGGATGGAATAGCAAGGGAAGTAGAAGAGGTAAAAGAGAAGGGTGATGACATGGCAGTGGATGGGAATGAGGATGATGAGATGGAGATGATGAAGAAATTAGGGATTCCGGTAGGGTTTGATTCGACGAAAGGGAAACCGGTGGCTGGGGCTGATGTGAGTGGGATTAGAGCTGTTACTAAACGACAGCCTAGACAGTATATGAATCGTAGGGGAGGGTTTAATCGTCCTTTGCCTCCTGAGCGCAATCGCTAA